ATCCTAGGAGAAATGTTGTATTTACCCGCCCTTATAAATAATTCTTAACCAACATTAATTATTTTTAAGGATAAATGCCGTTGGTGCTACACGCATCGGAGATTGTTGAGCTTTCATTGTCGGAAGAGAAAATAATCACCGAATGAGCTACCCAATAGGTTAGCGGAATAGTGGTCACGGGTTGAGGAATTTGAGAGGAGTTGATGGCACCAACAAATTGGAAAAGTCGATTAAGATGGTTTGAGTACGGAAGTGGACGAGTTCCTAGTTCTCGAAGATAACCCATTCTTTGAGTAGTGAGATAGGCGATATTTATGGGTTCATGAGTAAGAAGTGACCACATGACAAAGACTTCGTTTCTGGAGATGTGAATAGCGGTGGGTTCCCGACAATAAACATTGTTCCGAACCACATTAAGAATAAGTTGAAGATCATGGCGGATTTTGTTATCTTGAATGCGAAGCCGTCGGTTGAAGTTTCGTTATACTCCCGGAGTAGTGATAAGATCTAAGATGGGTTGCATCGGAAATGTAGGATTGAGTGATCTTAGATCGGTTGAAGGAGTATAGAAGGAATGCCCATTTGAAGGAATGGCCATGACGGTTGCGAATTGTTCAAAAGACCAAGTGTAAGGTGTATCGAAAAGTCAAAATGCAACTTGGTTGGGATTTGAAACATCAAGATTAGCATAGAATTCCCTAATTAACGTTGGATAAATGGTTTTATCAAGCTCAAGAAACGAGAAGCAATTATTATGGGTGAAAAGTTGAGTTAATTAGGAAAATTCGGTATGATGAACAACACGTTCCTCATGAAGTGTTCTAGTCTCCATGTGTTGCCTATTATCCGTGATACGTTGATTTCTCGTATTGGTCATTTCCTAGAAAAACCATAAATTTAGAAAAATAATCAAGTTGTTAAGTTTGAAAATCTATATGCTAAACATGTGTAGATTAGTCCTTGTCTAGACTCATTTTGAAAACTAtgaatttgaaattaaattgtactatttttcttttgaaaatttagacaagtttcatcattttgcTCTATGTTTGTCAAGAGTAGATACCAGTCATGAGATTGACAAGTATCATAATGATTTGTTCAAACATATGTGTGTGTGCATGAGTGAGTTCAAAACTTTAAAGCATATATGAGTTTTTATACAAGAAACCACTATTATGACTCATTAAAAAAACTTTTTAGAAAAATTTTACCCATATATTTTAATAAAAACATGCAATCaacaagtgttcctattagttTGGAAAGATCACAAATATAATTAATTTAGTAAAATTGAAAGTAAGATTTTGGATGCTTACCTTAAAGAGAATTGAAAGAGTATGGACCACTTTTTGAAAAGTACTTGAAGGTAGGACAAAAGTAAATCTGAGAATTTAGTGGTTGGAGTTTAAAGAGGAGATGTGGTTGGTGGAAAGGTTGTTTGGATATTAAAAGAAAAGCAGAAAGGACAAAGAATTTTGTCAGACATCAGGCGGCTCTCCACACAGTCGACCATGATTCGACCGTGCGTGATCAGGATAGAATTTTACGGAGTGtgttccatcattcccaacccattcctaagcaAGTTAAAGGTTTCCTTTTTAAGGGGCTTAGTGAATATGTTAGCTATATTTTCCACAGATTCTACCTTATCTATCACAATATTACCATTTTGGATGTGATCACGAAGGAaatggtgcctaatgtctatgtgtttagtcctagagtgcAATATTTGATTTTTCGATAGGTCTATAGGACTTTTGTTATCACAACATATAGGTATTTCAGATGAGATGATACCGTAATCGAGGAAGGTTTGCTTCATCCATAACACTTGTGCGCATGCTCTTCCCATGGCTATGTATTCGGCTTCGATGGTAGACAATGCAACGGACGTTTGCTTCTTTGAGAACCATGACGTTAAGCAAAGCCCCACGAACGCGCATACTCCacttgtgctctttctatcaatcaTTAATCCACCATGATCAGAATCCGTAAAACACATAATATCAACCCGGTAAACTTTGGATATCATAACCCAAGATGCATTGTTCCCTTTAAGTatctaaagatccttttaacgGCTTCTACGTGCGACGTCTTTGGATTTTCTTGAAATCTTGCACATAAGCACACGCTAAACATGATGTCGGGATGACTTGCCGTTAAATAATGAAGGGATCCAATCATTCCCCTATACTTAGTACTATCGAATGGTTCTCCTTCTCCTTCCAAGGTAAGTTTCACATTTGTTGCCATTGGAGTCGCCattggttttgagttctccattccGAATTTCTTGATCATTTCATGAACGtatttttgttgattgatgaatgttccatcttctagttgcttgATTTGTAGTCCGAGAAAGAGCTTaagttcacccatcatgctcatttcaaactcatcatgcattatgtgatgccccgtacaaaaccatcgtgtatgaatcatcaacaacaggatcattacaaggtcaaatactatatgttgtttcaaaagaagtttgcattcatacgaaaaggtgatgtcttaaccaacatcaaatgttttacaaccaaaagtatgcttctatgaatggaagcaagtaataatagtacgtgacccaatggtcattacaaatcattgt
This genomic window from Rutidosis leptorrhynchoides isolate AG116_Rl617_1_P2 chromosome 2, CSIRO_AGI_Rlap_v1, whole genome shotgun sequence contains:
- the LOC139888495 gene encoding uncharacterized mitochondrial protein AtMg00810-like, with the protein product MGELKLFLGLQIKQLEDGTFINQQKYVHEMIKKFGMENSKPMATPMATNVKLTLEGEGEPFDSTKYRGMIGSLHYLTASHPDIMFSVCLCARFQENPKTSHVEAVKRIFRYLKGTMHLGL